A single region of the Marinobacter nanhaiticus D15-8W genome encodes:
- a CDS encoding PKD domain-containing protein — MAAGVVAWSGSAQATDGDWWWVFGDDIAPVFESATPEQGSALSDSSVSVEFSVYDPWRFGFRTSRLDRNSIQVSLNGQPYTNVQFEPDGLSQWFPWIIPIKGRVEIHPGDAWADGPQNFIVSIADKAGNRGSAELSFLIDTQGPTVARVAPAPGTPIKDPLATLLLGLDDLHSDIDWNSLSVQGAPIPTVVANYDAASGLIELRPEGEWAEGEQTIEFTLGDTLGNITTQTLSYEVQPDVGLSAAIDADPMSGSAPLTVSFSPEIETNTAIEIYRWDFNNDGVFDRSEPIGRDQTYTFNAPGSYPVRLQVTDSAGETVDAVVTIEVDNAPPVVSAEAQPSNGAPPLLVSFSATASDDDGIDTYEWDYDGDGVYDASTPTGSSEFTYSGEGQFQPRIRVTDTLGAATELAIPSISVRVVEGAPTVSGSATPSSGKAPLAIQYSASATDPDGLPITEWAWDFDGDGTDDYSSADSATVSHTIQSPGTFYSRIRVTAEDGGSSEDFVKVTATPSFSLSLSRDTIDTQLAESVQVNTSLGGDTEVSVVMEDPAGRLVSTLVPWQVRPAGEYTDTWDGRDASGAFVSEGEYRAVLLYRVDGVEKRYDIGLSTGGREYNPPRNRLPSRFSPFDGDPLDITFTLSEASEVTAFVGRFNVNTRLVTFYQRKPLGRGSHTITWHGENNDGELIHPPGNDSFLFGIFAFSLPDNAVFVKSGVHASNVSAAPSIFDPTRISGETDGPSAISFELSRAGSAEMTIYDADTGAFVTRNVFTGLAQGANTVPWDGKDAAGTYVAPGTYRIGILGLDERGSRTMEVFTLQRVYY, encoded by the coding sequence GTGGCCGCAGGAGTGGTCGCGTGGTCAGGCTCGGCCCAGGCCACTGACGGCGATTGGTGGTGGGTCTTTGGCGACGATATCGCGCCGGTTTTCGAAAGTGCGACACCTGAGCAGGGATCCGCGCTGAGCGATTCATCGGTCTCGGTCGAGTTCAGCGTTTACGACCCGTGGCGCTTTGGTTTCCGCACCAGTCGTCTTGATCGCAACTCCATACAGGTGTCGTTGAATGGCCAGCCTTATACGAATGTCCAGTTCGAACCCGACGGCTTAAGCCAATGGTTTCCGTGGATTATCCCGATCAAGGGCCGCGTCGAGATCCATCCCGGCGACGCCTGGGCTGACGGTCCCCAGAACTTTATCGTGTCGATTGCCGACAAAGCCGGTAACCGGGGCAGCGCGGAGCTGTCCTTTCTCATCGATACACAAGGGCCAACGGTGGCCCGTGTGGCCCCGGCCCCTGGGACGCCGATCAAGGATCCGCTCGCCACGCTGCTACTTGGGCTAGATGACCTCCATTCGGACATAGACTGGAATAGCCTCAGTGTTCAGGGCGCCCCCATACCAACGGTGGTTGCCAATTACGATGCGGCCTCAGGGCTGATTGAACTGCGTCCTGAGGGGGAGTGGGCCGAGGGCGAGCAAACCATTGAGTTCACGCTTGGTGACACCCTGGGTAATATCACGACGCAGACGTTGAGCTATGAAGTGCAGCCGGATGTTGGGCTCTCGGCCGCGATCGACGCAGACCCGATGAGCGGCAGTGCGCCGCTGACGGTGTCCTTCTCACCGGAAATCGAAACGAATACCGCCATTGAGATCTACCGGTGGGACTTTAACAACGACGGCGTCTTCGATCGCAGTGAGCCGATCGGCCGTGATCAAACCTACACCTTCAATGCGCCAGGCTCCTATCCGGTCAGACTGCAGGTGACGGACAGTGCCGGTGAGACAGTTGATGCCGTGGTCACCATCGAGGTCGATAACGCACCGCCGGTGGTCTCTGCGGAAGCGCAACCTTCGAACGGCGCGCCGCCTTTACTGGTCAGTTTTTCAGCTACGGCGTCAGATGACGACGGCATCGACACCTACGAGTGGGACTACGATGGTGACGGGGTCTACGATGCCTCGACACCGACAGGCAGTTCCGAGTTCACCTATTCAGGAGAAGGTCAGTTCCAGCCCCGGATCCGGGTCACCGATACCTTGGGTGCGGCTACCGAACTGGCGATACCGTCCATCTCCGTGCGCGTGGTCGAAGGCGCGCCAACGGTATCGGGCTCGGCCACGCCATCATCCGGCAAGGCACCGTTAGCGATCCAATACAGCGCATCGGCAACAGACCCGGATGGATTGCCGATTACGGAATGGGCGTGGGATTTCGATGGTGACGGGACCGATGATTACTCCTCAGCTGACAGCGCCACGGTCTCCCATACCATTCAGTCGCCCGGCACGTTCTATTCCCGCATTCGGGTGACCGCTGAAGACGGGGGCTCCAGTGAGGATTTCGTGAAGGTCACGGCGACACCATCGTTCTCCTTGTCCTTGTCCCGCGACACGATCGACACGCAATTGGCCGAGAGCGTCCAAGTCAATACCTCACTCGGGGGTGACACGGAAGTCAGCGTGGTGATGGAAGACCCGGCAGGCCGCCTGGTAAGCACGCTCGTGCCCTGGCAAGTGCGTCCAGCCGGGGAGTACACCGATACCTGGGATGGACGCGACGCCAGTGGGGCGTTCGTATCGGAAGGGGAGTACCGTGCCGTCTTGCTCTACCGCGTCGATGGTGTCGAGAAACGGTATGACATCGGCCTGTCCACGGGCGGCCGTGAATACAACCCGCCTCGCAACCGCTTGCCCAGCCGCTTTTCTCCCTTCGATGGGGATCCGCTGGATATCACCTTCACGTTGAGTGAAGCCTCAGAGGTCACCGCGTTTGTCGGTCGCTTCAACGTAAACACGCGCCTGGTCACCTTCTACCAGCGCAAGCCTCTCGGCCGCGGCAGCCATACCATCACGTGGCACGGAGAGAACAATGACGGGGAACTGATCCATCCGCCCGGGAACGACAGTTTCCTGTTCGGCATCTTTGCCTTCTCGCTTCCGGATAATGCCGTCTTCGTCAAGAGTGGCGTGCATGCCAGCAACGTCTCCGCCGCCCCCTCTATTTTCGATCCGACCCGGATTAGTGGCGAGACGGACGGGCCCTCCGCCATCAGTTTCGAACTGAGCCGTGCCGGTTCCGCGGAGATGACGATCTACGATGCCGACACCGGGGCCTTCGTCACTCGCAACGTGTTCACCGGCCTGGCCCAAGGGGCCAACACCGTGCCCTGGGATGGCAAAGACGCGGCGGGCACCTATGTCGCACCGGGCACCTATCGGATCGGCATTCTTGGTCTCGACGAGCGTGGTTCGCGAACCATGGAAGTGTTCACCCTCCAGCGGGTCTACTACTAA